A portion of the Papilio machaon chromosome Z, ilPapMach1.1, whole genome shotgun sequence genome contains these proteins:
- the LOC106717297 gene encoding CUB and sushi domain-containing protein 1, producing MIKRDNRKMFLCVCLIIWSAALVPALAQGERHCGHPAVPPNARVTIPSDTAITPGTVATYECDDGYELFGAHQRECTLRGDWTAEPPFCGTNVAFRKPANQSTTVRGGAAANGNDGEKTTEHDGKRCTETQREASPWWQVDLLRHYAVKVVRVTTRGCCGHQPLQDLEIRVGNSSTDLQRNPLCAWFPGTIDEGVTKTFTCARPLIGQHVFLQLVGVEGSLSLCEVEVFTTEEFSNDRCAPAGASADIELAAFSRNCYEFNVAKGGSFDEARKQCQSHGGDLIHGFQGATSSYLIQELERRKAQLKTQLVWIGAQKEPGLTSRTWRWVDGELVSKPTWGKDQPNNYNGEQNCVVLDGGRAWLWNDVGCNLDYLHWICQYLPPSCGSPDKLLNTTIEGNSYLVGASIAYRCPEGHMLLGDKTRECKEDGFWSGTAPSCKYVDCGGLTPIQDGEVSLIDGRTTHGARAMYTCKENHTLVGEPSRECSDEGVWSGQAPKCLFDWCPEPPGVAGATVAVSGHKAGSLATYTCQNGFILFGTNSVTCKLGGTWAGSPPSCKYVDCGTPAQLYKGSFRLLNGTTTYGSIAQFNCEADYWLSGNEFLTCNRDGKWSHDIPTCDLITCADPEVPAGGYMEAYDYNVHSTIDFHCEHGHKLVGESSLICQQDGEWSGDSPKCEYVDCGKLPPMPYGSAELLNGTTHLGSIIQYSCTTNYRLVGPVRRICTEDHQWSDSSPRCEEIRCPEPIVAENSIVSVTGNDRMHGRTLIRTAGSTNAGNTYRIGALVKYRCERGYKVIGESLSTCEDNGQWSGVTPRCQYVDCGNPGRLQNGIVTLATNFTYYGAAALYECDEHWQLDGVSRRLCQDNGTWSSEPPICKEIICTDPSIQIKGSTGLVVVTSSLSIGSEAHYRCERGYSLRGNQTRMCMPRGVWNGSPPVCIPIDCKSPGTIENGRIIISNGSTLFGSSIEYHCMPQYQRVGPFLRKCLDDGKWSGDEPSCELATNEAADSGALPLSVGVGCGIVLFLLMLLALIYLRLRKAMPVKNTENIEGAERKEDQNAAVMSYATLHDTNGRHIYDHVTDNVYDSPYSERVADNIAYGRRSDTDSAYEPEPTGPNAVVTINGVAVR from the exons GCGAACGCCATTGCGGCCACCCGGCAGTGCCGCCTAATGCACGGGTGACAATACCCAGCGACACAGCGATCACACCGGGAACCGTCGCTACCTACGAATGCGATGACGGTTACGAGCTCTTCGGAGCACACCAGAGGGAGTGTACATTGAGAGGCGATTGGACTGCTGAACCGCCATTTTGTG GTACGAACGTCGCCTTTAGAAAACCAGCAAACCAATCGACAACCGTCCGTGGAGGGGCGGCGGCTAACGGCAACGACGGTGAGAAGACTACAGAACACGACGGCAAGAGATGCACGGAGACGCAACGTGAGGCCTCGCCATGGTGGCAAGTCGACCTGCTAAGGCATTACGCCGTCAAAGTTGTCAGAGTCACCACCAGGGGATGTTGtg GTCATCAGCCACTTCAAGACCTAGAAATAAGAGTGGGCAACAGCAGTACGGATCTTCAAAGGAACCCGCTATGCGCCTGGTTCCCAGGAACAATAG ATGAAGGAGTGACAAAAACTTTCACATGCGCCCGACCACTAATCGGTCAGCATGTGTTTCTACAACTCGTCGGTGTCGAAGGTTCCCTGTCTCTCTGCGAAGTCGAAGTCTTCACTACAGAAG aattttCCAACGACCGATGTGCGCCGGCCGGAGCTTCCGCTGACATAGAACTTGCAGCATTCTCTCGTAACTGCTACGAGTTCAACGTAGCTAAAGGAGGTTCCTTCGACGAGGCACGCAAGCAGTGCCAATCGCACGGCGGGGATCTCATACATGGCTTTCAG GGAGCAACCTCCAGTTACTTAATACAAGAACTGGAACGACGCAAGGCACAGTTGAAGACTCAACTAGTCTGGATAGGAGCTCAGAAAGAACCGGGCCTCACTTCGAGAACATGGCGATGGGTTGAtg GCGAATTGGTTTCGAAACCAACTTGGGGCAAAGACCAGCCGAACAACTACAACGGTGAACAGAACTGCGTGGTGCTGGACGGTGGCCGGGCGTGGTTGTGGAACGACGTCGGTTGCAACCTCGACTATCTGCACTGGATCTGCCAGTACC TGCCGCCATCTTGTGGGAGTCCAGATAAACTGTTGAATACAACAATTGAAGGAAACAGCTACCTGGTGGGAGCATCTATAGCTTACAGATGTCCAGAAGGTCACATGTTGCTTGGAGATAAAACTAGAGAGTGCAAGGAAGACGGTTTCTGGTCCGGTACAGCGCCGAGTTGTAAAT atGTCGACTGCGGCGGTCTTACCCCGATCCAAGATGGCGAAGTATCTTTAATTGACGGACGCACTACGCACGGAGCGAGGGCGATGTACACTTGTAAAGAGAACCACACTCTCGTCGGTGAGCCATCAAGGGAATGTAGCGATGAGGGCGTTTGGAGTGGGCAAGCACCCAAGTGTTTGTTCGACTGGTGCCCGGAGCCGCCCGGCGTGGCAGGCGCGACTGTAGCAGTTAGTGGACACAAAGCCGGGTCTTTGGCAACCTACACTTGCCAAAATGGATTCATATTGTTTGGTACAAAT AGTGTAACCTGTAAGCTTGGCGGTACTTGGGCTGGTTCACCGCCTTCCTGCAAGTATGTCGACTGCGGAACACCAGCTCAATTGTACAAGGGTTCCTTCAGACTGCTAAATGGCACCACGACTTATGGCTCTATAGCGCAGTTTAATTGTGAAGCCGACTACTGGTTATCAGGAAATGAGTTCCTTACATGCAACCGAGATGGAAAATGGTCCCACGACATTCCAACATGTGATC tGATTACCTGCGCTGATCCCGAAGTCCCCGCCGGTGGTTATATGGAGGCTTACGACTACAACGTACATTCGACGATTGACTTCCACTGCGAGCACGGGCACAAGCTTGTTGGAGAATCCAGTTTGATTTGCCAACAAGATGGCGAATGGTCCGGGGACTCTCCGAAATGCGAGT ATGTGGATTGTGGGAAGCTCCCACCAATGCCATATGGATCTGCAGAGCTACTGAATGGCACCACACATTTGGGTAGCATCATCCAATACTCGTGTACAACTAACTACCGCCTAGTGGGGCCCGTGCGGAGAATCTGTACAGAAGATCATCAGTGGAGTGATTCATCACCCAGGTGTGAAG AAATCCGTTGTCCAGAGCCTATAGTAGCAGAGAACAGCATAGTATCTGTGACGGGTAATGACCGCATGCACGGACGTACACTCATCCGTACAGCAGGCAGCACCAATGCAGGCAATACATACCGCATTGGTGCGCTCGTCAAATACCGTTGCGAGAGAGGGTACAAAGTCATCGGCGAAAGCCTATCTACTTGTGAGGATAATGGTCAATGGAGTGGGGTCACACCTCGATGTCAAT ATGTGGACTGTGGTAATCCTGGTCGACTGCAGAATGGTATAGTGACACTGGCGACCAATTTCACATATTACGGTGCTGCAGCTCTATATGAATGCGATGAACATTGGCAACTTGATGGTGTTTCAAGACGATTGTGCCAAGACAACGGAACGTGGAGTTCTGAACCACCAATATGCAAAG aAATAATATGCACAGACCCATCGATCCAGATTAAAGGCAGCACAGGACTTGTTGTTGTTACATCCTCGCTCAGTATTGGCAGTGAGGCACACTATCGCTGCGAGCGGGGTTATAGCCTCCGCGGCAACCAGACCAGAATGTGCATGCCAAGAGGAGTGTGGAATGGATCACCACCAGTCTGTATAC CAATCGATTGTAAGTCACCGGGGACGATTGAGAATGGTCGCATCATAATATCGAACGGTTCGACTCTATTTGGAAGTTCTATCGAGTATCACTGCATGCCGCAGTACCAGCGTGTAGGGCCGTTCCTAAGGAAGTGCTTGGACGACGGCAAGTGGTCGGGCGATGAGCCCAGCTGTGAACTAGCAACTAACGAAGCGGCGGATAGCGGCGCTCTACCGCTTAGCGTTGGTGTGGGCTGCGGCATCGTACTGTTCCTGCTTATGCTGCTCgctcttatttatttacggCT TCGAAAAGCAATGCCGGTGAAGAATACTGAGAATATTGAAGGTGCGGAAAGAAAAGAAGATCAAAATGCGGCGGTAATGAGCTACGCCACTCTACACGACACGAACGGACGACACATATACGATCACGTGACGGACAACGTATACGATTCGCCTTATAGCGAGCGAGTAGCTGACAACATAGCGTACGGCCGCCGCAGTGACACTGATTCCGCGTATGAACCCGAACCCACGGGACCTAATGCAGTGGTCACGATTAACGGAGTCGCGGTGCGttga